CTTGACCAGAAGCGGAACACGCCGGCCGGTGCTGGCGGCCTCCTCGCGGGCGGTGGCCACACGGGCCAGAAGCTCTTTCAGCGCCTCCGCGCCCTGAAGATCGCGCAGACCGGGCGTGTTCGGCGACGAGATGTTGATCGTGAAATAGGATGCCACATCGGCGAAGGTGCCGATCCCGCGCACATAGTCGTCGATCCGGTCGTGGCTGATCTTGTTGGCGCCGAGGTTCACGCCGACGATCCCGGAGGCTGGCCGCGCGGCAAGCCGCCGGTGCGCGGCGGCATGACCCTCGCTGTTGAATCCGAACCTGTTGATGAGGGCATGATCCCGCCGCAGCCGGAACGCACGGGGTCTCGGATTTCCGGGTTGGGCGAGCGGCGTCACGGTGCCCACCTCGACGAACCCGAAGCCGAGCTTCAGCAGCGCATCCGGGACCTCGGCATCCTTGTCGAAGCCGGCCGCCATGCCCAGCGGATTGGGAAAGTCGAGGCCGAATGCCCGGACTGAAAGGGCCGGATCGGCCGGGACCGGGTCTGCCGGCACCAGCCCGTCGGACAGAAGCCGGATGGTGACCCGGTGGGCGCGCTCGGGATCGAGCAGATGCAGCGCGCGGGGGCCGAACCTGGCCGCGAGCCCGTTCACGAAGCGAGATCCGGAAAGCGATGGCCGGTCGGCGTCAGCGGGAGCGGT
The DNA window shown above is from Amorphus orientalis and carries:
- a CDS encoding quinone-dependent dihydroorotate dehydrogenase — encoded protein: MNGLAARFGPRALHLLDPERAHRVTIRLLSDGLVPADPVPADPALSVRAFGLDFPNPLGMAAGFDKDAEVPDALLKLGFGFVEVGTVTPLAQPGNPRPRAFRLRRDHALINRFGFNSEGHAAAHRRLAARPASGIVGVNLGANKISHDRIDDYVRGIGTFADVASYFTINISSPNTPGLRDLQGAEALKELLARVATAREEAASTGRRVPLLVKVAPDLDELGIDTIARTVLDHGIDGLIVSNTTIARPNLREARLSGEAGGLSGKPLFHPSTVVLARFADRLEGKMPLVGVGGITSGATAFAKIAAGASLIQVYTGLVYDGALVGEILRHLGAEVRRRGLSSITEAVGCERDAWARGEGSVSA